A single genomic interval of Zunongwangia sp. HGR-M22 harbors:
- a CDS encoding LrgB family protein, with protein MKPFLLQPIFGVTLTLIAYFFSGIVRRKFNFVIFNRVFISVLIIVAVLFVFNIDFETYNKGGKYISFFLGPSVVALGVFLYEKLEEVKRDLKVFLLSVFVGGIAGIFSVLAILILWNTPEILSRSLVAKSVTTPIAIEIVKVTGGLPEITAGIVIATGILGNAIGPYFLKITGIKNKKAIGSALGTAAHGIGTAKAFEINQSAGTYSGLAMCINGIITALLAPYILEWFLN; from the coding sequence ATGAAGCCATTTTTACTTCAGCCAATCTTTGGAGTAACGCTTACTCTAATTGCTTATTTCTTTTCAGGAATAGTAAGAAGAAAATTCAATTTTGTCATATTTAATCGCGTATTCATTTCTGTTTTAATAATAGTAGCGGTTTTGTTCGTTTTTAATATCGATTTTGAAACTTATAATAAGGGAGGGAAATATATAAGTTTTTTCCTTGGGCCTTCGGTAGTAGCATTGGGGGTATTTCTTTATGAAAAACTAGAAGAAGTAAAACGAGATCTAAAAGTTTTTTTACTTTCTGTTTTTGTGGGAGGAATTGCAGGGATATTTAGTGTATTGGCGATTTTAATATTATGGAATACTCCTGAAATCTTAAGTCGGTCGTTAGTTGCAAAATCTGTTACTACTCCTATTGCTATTGAAATCGTAAAGGTAACAGGTGGGTTACCAGAAATTACGGCAGGTATTGTGATTGCGACTGGTATTTTAGGAAACGCAATAGGTCCATATTTTTTAAAAATAACAGGAATCAAAAATAAAAAGGCCATTGGATCTGCCTTGGGTACGGCAGCACACGGTATAGGAACAGCTAAGGCTTTCGAAATAAACCAATCTGCAGGAACTTATAGCGGTTTGGCAATGTGCATTAACGGTATAATTACCGCTTTACTGGCGCCTTATATTTTAGAATGGTTTCTAAATTAA
- a CDS encoding CidA/LrgA family protein, giving the protein MLKSLIYIFGFLLLGELIQYHFSLPIAGNIIAMLLIFLALFFNFIKLEDVKPASDMLVKYMVIFFIPYGVGLMAYTDLIADFWIPVTTAVVFSTLISIYITGFLFQKLDKK; this is encoded by the coding sequence ATGCTGAAATCGCTTATTTATATCTTTGGATTTTTACTTTTAGGAGAATTAATTCAATATCATTTTAGTTTACCCATAGCTGGGAATATTATAGCTATGCTGCTAATTTTTTTGGCCTTGTTTTTTAATTTCATAAAGTTAGAAGATGTAAAACCAGCTTCAGATATGTTAGTAAAATATATGGTAATCTTTTTTATTCCCTACGGAGTTGGATTAATGGCTTATACCGATTTGATCGCTGATTTTTGGATACCTGTTACAACTGCGGTTGTTTTTAGTACTTTAATTTCTATTTATATTACAGGTTTTTTATTTCAAAAATTGGACAAAAAATGA
- a CDS encoding creatininase family protein, with the protein MRPYILAETNYKNVKDEHYEIAILPWGATEAHNYHLPYATDNILAEEIAKLTCKIAWDQAAKPLLLPTIPFGVNTGQMDVPFCMNINPSTQYAILKDTLQVLDKHNIKKLVIFNAHGGNNFKPIIRELSLDFPEVFVCSLNWFQSIDAKDYFDEPGDHAGELETAAVMHFKPELVLPLEEAGNGYAKNYKLKGLKEGWVTSQRKWTKVTEDTGVGNPKKATAEKGKKFVEAVAKKVADFLIELHHADLNDLYE; encoded by the coding sequence ATGCGTCCCTATATCCTGGCAGAAACTAATTACAAAAACGTAAAAGATGAACATTACGAAATAGCGATCTTACCTTGGGGAGCGACCGAGGCTCACAACTATCATTTACCTTATGCTACCGATAATATTCTTGCTGAAGAAATCGCAAAATTAACCTGTAAAATTGCCTGGGATCAAGCTGCGAAACCTCTTTTATTACCAACCATTCCGTTTGGAGTAAACACAGGCCAAATGGATGTGCCTTTTTGTATGAATATCAATCCTTCAACGCAATATGCTATTTTAAAAGATACACTTCAGGTTTTGGATAAACATAACATTAAAAAGCTAGTTATTTTTAACGCTCACGGCGGGAACAACTTCAAACCGATTATTCGTGAACTGAGTTTAGATTTTCCAGAGGTATTCGTTTGCAGTCTAAACTGGTTTCAATCGATAGACGCAAAAGATTATTTTGATGAACCTGGCGATCATGCAGGAGAGCTTGAAACTGCAGCAGTAATGCATTTTAAACCTGAATTGGTATTGCCACTTGAGGAAGCCGGGAATGGATATGCTAAAAATTATAAACTAAAAGGTCTAAAAGAGGGGTGGGTAACCAGCCAAAGGAAGTGGACTAAAGTTACTGAAGATACCGGAGTTGGAAACCCAAAAAAGGCGACAGCTGAAAAAGGCAAAAAATTTGTTGAAGCTGTTGCCAAAAAAGTAGCCGATTTTTTAATTGAATTGCATCATGCAGATTTAAATGATTTATACGAGTAA